The DNA window ACATTTGACCTATTTTTTTTACAAGGTGATCAAGTTCTGCTTTCCTTTCCTCTTCTTGAGCCCTTTTCTCCTCCACCTCAGAAAAATAAGAGAGGTACTGTACTCCTTTTTCTACTTTACGTTCAAAACCTACTTTCTCTTCTCGATGGCTCTCCACCAGTTTTTTATTCCGTTGAGCTTCACCATTTAGTTTTTCTATCAACTCTAACTCTTTTTCAATCGAACGCTTCCCTTCTTCCAAGTGACGATTTAACATAGCCAAATCTTCTGTCCACTTTGACACTTTTTCAAAAGGATATTTCTCGATAAATTGGTGAAAGGCTCTTAAGCCCTCTTCCCACATTCTTATTTGTCGTTCCTTTTCCTCACGATATTCTGTTTTTTCTTGTGCTCTACTTCCAATTGCTTTTTTCCATTCCGCAAAATACTCCTCATTCAAATTACCACGCCAATGATTTGGTGGAATCCAAGAAACATTCGAATCATTTTTATGGACAGTCAAAGCTTCCTCTGTGCTTAGAACTATTATAGGAAACTGAAGATGCTCTGCAACATGTTGAAGCTTTTCTATTACTTTTGCCTTTGCTTTATTGGTAGTTACTAAGGTCACAGGCCATAAGCTGAATTTACCAAAAGCCTCCTTCTCTAACGGATCTAGTGACTGGAGGTATTCCACACCTGTTACTAAGTAATCCACTTGATTTTTCCAAGATACCAACTGTTCCTCCAAGAAAGCATCTCCAAAAAAGTGATCCTGTTTTGCATAATCATCGACAAAACGGTAAGCAATTCGCTCCTGGTATAAAAGAGAATTTCGATCTTTTTTAAGCTTCTCCATCTCTTCCAATAACCTTGTTTCAATTGAGTTTTGCTTTTGATAGACATCCTCTAATGTCACCCATTGGTTTCTCAGCTGTGATAGTTTCTGGATAACTGATGTTTGAGCTTCATCCATCTCTATGCGATGAAGAGTGATTTCTTTCTTTTCATCTTCCCAATTCCTTACGTTATCCTGAAGATTTTCTTTTCTTTCTACTGCTTCTCTAATCAAAAGCTCCTTTTGTCTTTCTTCTTGATGAAGTCTAATTATATCCTCTTCTAGAAATTGAATTCGTTCCTGCCATTTACTAAGCTCATCTTTTACATTTTCTTGGTTCGGATTTGCCAGAATTTCCTGTTTTAATTTCTCCAAATCTTTTAATCTGGATGAAATAACACTTTGAATTCCAACCAGAGATCCCCGAAGCACCTTCTCTTCTTCTTCCGACTGCTCCTTTTTCCTTTCGCCTTCCTCTATCCGCTCCAAAATAGGATTCAATTGATACTGAAACCCTTGCTCCTCTTTTTCTAACTTCTCTATTTCTTGAACGTACCAACCAAGCAAGGCACGGTTACCCTCATCAAGATGATCCTCGTAATTCTCTACTTCCTCCGAACGATCAAACTTTAACAGTTCTTCATTAGCGTGGGAAAGCTTGTCCTCCTGCTCTTTGCGTTGCACATTTAATTCGGCTAGTTTTAGAGAATAAAATTCCTTTTGATGTTGGAGTATTTTTTCTTCTAAGGAAGTTTTGTTCTCCGTAGCTTCTATATAATCCTTATCTAACAGCTTGAGTTTCCATTCTTCCTTATAAATATCATAGGAAGAAGATTTCACTAGATAAGCGTGGTGATTCGAACTCCACTCTTCTAACTTCCCCTTTACGTCGTTGATTTCCCTATCAATTGTCTGGATTTGTTCTAGGGTTTCCATCCATGTCCCTTTAACCCTTTGTTTCGTTTTGGTATAGGTCACTTCCTGACTGTGGAGAATTTCATAAGCGTGAACATAGCGCTCTAGTTCTTGTTGAATCTGCTTGTTTTCCTCTATAGTTTCTTTTAGTTTTTTATAGTTTTTGAGACTAGTGAGCCGTTGTTGAAACATATCTGCAAAAATGGATGCTTCATGACCAACAATCGAGTTTTCTACAGTTGGAATCAAAAGTCTATCAAAAAGTTGATTTGTTGTTTTGCAGTCATCAAAGAACGCCTCTACGCCGCCTTCTGCACTATTAATTTTGGCAATGCTATCCCATTCTGTAGAAATAATATGATATTGTTCTTCCAAATAAGCACGATATTCCTTTATCGTATGGAACGTTCTAGCGCTAAAGGTTTTCTCCCGCATGTGGCTATAATAATCCTGCATTTCGCCTTTTTCAGCAGTACGTTTTCCTTCTCTTCCCTCCCGGACAAACGGAATCCCTTCAATCCCATTTGGATCATTTGGGGAATATTCGTAAACATACCGCAAAGAGTCCAAACCTTGCTTTGTAGTAAATAGCGAAACTGCTGTGACCACATAACGTCTTGGGTGATCGTTATCAATCCATTCAATAGCAATATGGGCTGGGGCATTTTCAAGTAGAAGAGTATTTTTTATTTTTCTATCTGCTAAATCTACATGAGGAATGATTGCCTGAAGGGCCGTTTGAATCAACACCGTTTTTCCTCCACCATTTTCGAGCAAAATCGCGCCATTATGACTGTCAAACAAAAACATCTCGTCGTTATAACGCTTGTTTCCTTCCTCATAGACTATGTTAGTAAGACGAATTTTACTAATTGCTGGCATAGGATTCATCCCTTCCAAAACCGTAAATGAACTCAAAAATCCCTTTGTTATACTCCACTTCCATAAAATAGCGTTGTACAATCGTTTTCGCTTTTTCTGTTAAAGTGATTTCCTCATTGCCTATTTCGATAATTAACTCTTGATCTACCAAAAAACGTTTAACTGTATCCATAAAACTAAAACGACTAATTGTATTCCCACTCTGTTTTTTAGCCGTTTCTTTAATATCATCCATATCTTCCCACTTCTGTAAAATGAGACTCCAGTTATAGGAAAACTCTTTTTCTAACTCCTTTAATTTATCTTCCTCATGCATACGTAATTGTTCTATACGATCATGAATCAATCGCACCCACTCATCTAGTCTAATGAACTGCCTTGTTGGCTCTTGGTTTTGGTATGAATCATAAAAACTACCAAATAAAATAATCGTAGCAAAATACAATAAATAAATATCTCCATTTGTTGCCCCGGAACGAAGGTAATTTCGTTTAATCCAGTCATTACTAACATGAAATGGAGACAATTTAGTTTCGGGCACAAGAAACATTTGCTCACTTGTTCCCACAATAATGCAATCCACTTCTTGACTAAACGCGTCTAAAAGTCCACGAATATGATCATCCGCTCGATATTGCTGAATAGCTTCTTTGTCAGCAACGCCATCTCTCGCTAATATTGTATATATTTGAAAGGCCTTAAGTACGGTTTGCTCCGAATATTCCATCGTCATCCTCCTCTAATGTTATGACTAAGTCTTGTATGGAAAAGCGTTCTGAAGGTTTTAATATCTTGTTTGTTTCCTTTACATACAACGTCTGATTCTCTAAGAGAGCTACTGCTTCTCCAAGCAATGTCTTCCCCTCTTGTTCATCCACATCGCCTTTCCTTATCGGAGATCTTTGATGCAAAACTAACCAGAAATCGTAGAAGTATCGTTGTTGAATAATATCACCTAAATCTTTTCCTTTCAAAAATACTAGAAAGTCAGATAGTGTTTTTCCTTGATTTTGCTGATAGGCCTCTAAGTAATAACCCATTATTTCTTTATATTTCCTAGTTAACCATTGACGATAGGGACTATCCTTTCCATCGTGGTCAACTTCAACAAATCCCTGCTCCACTCGTTCCTCACGCTCTTCTGTAATATTTTGCTCTGCTAGGATCGTTAAAGGGGACCAAAAAGCATTTTCCTCTACTCTCAAGAAAGGATGAAGCAAACCTGGCATGGATTCTAATGGCAGTGGGACAGATACAATATTCGAAACAATGTCCTGATCAAAATTGAATGCTTGGATCCCCGTATAATATAAAGACTCTTGGGCTGTAACAAGAGTAGTATTCTTTAAAGAAAAAGTTTGATCCAAGAGTCTAGAATGATCGTAATGAACAGATTCTAATTCTGAAGTGATCTTCAGTATTAACTCGTAAGACTTCTTTTCTTTTTTATGAACATCTTTGGAATAGAGCCGTTCTCGTGTTTCTTTTACAAATTGTCTTAGCTCTTTAAATTCCTCATCTTCCCTCGTTAACCTTCCATAAATATCTTCAAGAAGCTCCTTATATCTTTCGAAGGTCTCCTCTGAAACAATACTTCGTTGAATCTCATGTTTTAGCTTAATCATTCGCTCATCTAAGCTTTCCACATCGATTCGCATCTCATTGATTTGTCGGAGTGCCCCCCTAAATTCACCCTTATCTAATTGCTTCCTAAGCATTAGTTGGTTTATCGATAATTGAAATTCACTATAAAATTCTTTTGTTGCGAAAATCAGTTCCAATCCGTCCTCATCAAGCGTATAAAATTGAGTATTGGTTTTCACATCAAAATTATTAGCCTTCAAGATACTGTACTCGATGGATTCTTCTCGTCCTTCTTCCCAATTAAAAAACATATA is part of the Bacillaceae bacterium S4-13-56 genome and encodes:
- a CDS encoding DUF6063 family protein, coding for MEYSEQTVLKAFQIYTILARDGVADKEAIQQYRADDHIRGLLDAFSQEVDCIIVGTSEQMFLVPETKLSPFHVSNDWIKRNYLRSGATNGDIYLLYFATIILFGSFYDSYQNQEPTRQFIRLDEWVRLIHDRIEQLRMHEEDKLKELEKEFSYNWSLILQKWEDMDDIKETAKKQSGNTISRFSFMDTVKRFLVDQELIIEIGNEEITLTEKAKTIVQRYFMEVEYNKGIFEFIYGFGRDESYASN
- a CDS encoding replicative DNA helicase, translated to MDELELKEVTSGYRERIRRLALFDPLYELDRKREQDLLGNNLDMKGLGLLTLLFFFEQKMMRQYKTGARHLALFLQDLTKGQYRLDESDYERIARAIIQTFRPTTGRKRNYMFFNWEEGREESIEYSILKANNFDVKTNTQFYTLDEDGLELIFATKEFYSEFQLSINQLMLRKQLDKGEFRGALRQINEMRIDVESLDERMIKLKHEIQRSIVSEETFERYKELLEDIYGRLTREDEEFKELRQFVKETRERLYSKDVHKKEKKSYELILKITSELESVHYDHSRLLDQTFSLKNTTLVTAQESLYYTGIQAFNFDQDIVSNIVSVPLPLESMPGLLHPFLRVEENAFWSPLTILAEQNITEEREERVEQGFVEVDHDGKDSPYRQWLTRKYKEIMGYYLEAYQQNQGKTLSDFLVFLKGKDLGDIIQQRYFYDFWLVLHQRSPIRKGDVDEQEGKTLLGEAVALLENQTLYVKETNKILKPSERFSIQDLVITLEEDDDGIFGANRT